A section of the Branchiostoma lanceolatum isolate klBraLanc5 chromosome 19, klBraLanc5.hap2, whole genome shotgun sequence genome encodes:
- the LOC136424946 gene encoding zinc finger protein 722-like, with product MFVCEHCGFSTPRMYNLRVHIRNHTGETPYRCKDCGKQFSTASSYIYHKRTHSGEKPYHCDACGSHFRDLSAITKHMRTHTGEKPYVCQECDRAFAVKGNLSRHFRTHTGEKPYTCEECGRRFATLGALEVHMRLHTGEKPYRCEKCGKQFRHGGSLHRHAKTCH from the coding sequence ATGTTCGTTTGCGAGCATTGTGGATTCTCCACTCCAAGGATGTACAACCTGAGGGTCCACATACGAAACCACACGGGTGAGACCCCGTACCGCTGCAAGGATTGCGGCAAGCAGTTCAGCACGGCGTCTTCCTACATCTATCACAAGAGGACGCACAGcggcgagaaaccctaccatTGCGATGCGTGCGGGTCGCACTTTAGAGACCTCAGTGCAATAACAaagcacatgcggactcacacggggGAAAAACCTTACGTGTGCCAGGAATGTGACCGAGCCTTCGcagttaaaggcaacctttCGCGGCACTTTcgtactcacactggggagaaaccttacacatgtgaggagtgcggcaggagGTTTGCAACCTTAGGAGCATTGGAGGTGCACATGAGACTACACAccggagagaagccctacagatgtgagaagtgcggcaagcagttcagACACGGTGGCAGTCTCCACCGGCACGCCAAGACTTGCCACTGA
- the LOC136424941 gene encoding uncharacterized protein, which produces MCQFYRRALRQKMWIRRKLDIASSWESSKCIVNVAPASLRAILTSALKTSRIPKYAQCASRHRLQTTCLMDDSSNEGPFEKRHYDDAVRANDGLLQNHSLHQCLEGDLEAISPEPASLRLQTDTDGITLELNSLQAIRPPSDVFVATRWKPKCCRKLVEKMTPSWIYRSVQLQKYGRDVPGAFLCQSLCGTNILLCASLRWDADSQAASDFYDELGSSTLGNWLSQRAESLLKRTWDELRRLAPTSNTLLHNLARQKLNTGIPLRVYKADWLQFAMAFDSALAQLTAGDGEMCPFAVRIVLECFGQKMPHNTANDAAQLDEVNATPNVNPLKTLADLRIRKEFVGTSALHIGVSVGLQDRAVSTLWHRNLRVSLFNQNWQKYNVMGMDDVINITTRKDRKPAAALSRAMTTDTFDLTYAQAYNPLSSKMSSGWTKSLTNGLPVTLAAASGLALHKATKSTHDFVQTALDGTVQASLEEITMDLNPATYARFEVVLTCDGEDLSSEAATEQVKYLVATLRRELSGPIPVIIPVHSTVLHRFAHRTLTDLTKPIHAANVDTTQGHSRLEVTTIAISEVLFRLLLVGRVDGRESAYLHGLGIRPDSPWNGFTTVAEPSDTTGWTVKKGLVDTWAREGVLCAPPWRLLSANDNGMFCRMHRTLSVILTTCEDHPERGSDLAAAFAEIYWTHVRTELTQIMLSRNMRALLPIDGIDALFDGTLEGRGVRVTGKIDVAKVTDMLCDVAPANLPTFCSFEAVVDAISRQGISAESLRHQMLELLRQDRELTTFPYVDVKKGGLKAVRAGFLLRVQGGEHVYRDICIRANAIVSGDFGARLKRESLDPSKSWVTQVLQRIETVSNENTTLTTNCIAFVYAVLLHKRGFKLNVAAIKKFRCNRHIPVMKLQEANVLGRGMSGRLNEAHQDIVRLTNIPDRRRMVNGSLSTSPSDDESDRRCRAKPPKRRFPLSDESEDTARAGL; this is translated from the exons ATATCGCCTCCTCGTGGGAATCTAGCAAATGCATCGTTAATGTGGCGCCGGCAAGTCTGAGGGCTATTCTAACGTCAGCCTTAAAAACCAGTCGCATACCGAAATATGCACAGTGTGCGTCCAGACACCGTCTCCAAACCACCTGTCTGATGGACGACTCGTCCAACGAAGGCCCCTTCGAGAAAAG GCATTACGACGATGCTGTCCGAGCGAACGACGGTCTCCTACAAAACCATTCACTTCATCAATGCTTGGAAGGAGATTTGGAGGCGATTTCACCCGAACCAGCGTCCCTTCGGCTTCAGACAGACACCGACGGCATTACACTAGAGCTGAATTCCCTCCAGGCAATTCGCCCTCCATCAGACGTGTTTGTTGCAACAAGGTGGAAGCCAAAATGCTGCAGAAAACTGGTGGAAAAAATGACGCCGTCCTGGATCTACAGGTCTGTTCAACTTCAAAAGTATGGAAGGGATGTTCCCGGTGCATTTCTTTGTCAGTCATTATGTGGAACCAATATATTGCTGTGCGCATCTTTAAGATGGGATGCAGACTCCCAAGCCGCCTCAGATTTCTACGACGAACTCGGCTCCTCTACCCTGGGAAACTGGCTGTCGCAGCGTGCCGAGAGTTTGTTGAAACGGACATGGGATGAACTACGGAGACTGGCACCCACATCGAACACCCTTCTCCATAACTTAGCGAGACAGAAACTTAACACCGGTATCCCTCTCAGGGTGTACAAGGCTGACTGGTTGCAATTCGCCATGGCGTTTGACAGCGCCCTGGCGCAACTGACGGCTGGAGACGGAGAGATGTGCCCCTTCGCCGTAAGGATAGTTCTTGAGTGCTTCGGCCAGAAAATGCCACATAACACCGCGAATGATGCCGCTCAGCTTGATGAGGTCAATGCCACTCCTAATGTCAATCCGCTTAAGACCCTCGCCGACCTAAGAATTCGAAAAGAATTCGTGGGAACATCAGCCCTGCATATAGGTGTGTCAGTCGGCTTGCAGGATCGTGCCGTGTCCACGCTTTGGCACCGAAACTTACGCGTCAGCTTGTTCAACCAGAACTGGCAAAAGTACAACGTAATgggtatggatgacgtcatcaacatcacgactagaaaagacagaaaaccTGCAGCAGCTCTGTCCCGCGCGATGACAACCGATACATTTGATCTCACCTACGCCCAAGCATACAACCCGCTGTCTTCAAAAATGTCAAGCGGTTGGACGAAATCACTGACAAACGGGCTTCCAGTCACCTTAGCAGCGGCCTCAGGTCTTGCACTCCACAAGGCCACAAAGTCCACACACGACTTTGTACAAACGGCCCTAGATGGGACGGTACAAGCCAGTCTCGAAGAGATAACAATGGATTTAAACCCTGCTACGTATGCACGTTTTGAAGTGGTGCTGACATGTGATGGTGAGGATTTATCAAGTGAAGCTGCCACAGAACAGGTGAAATATCTGGTGGCGACGCTGAGGCGGGAACTTTCCGGCCCTATACCAGTCATCATACCGGTCCATTCAACTGTCCTCCATCGGTTCGCCCACAGAACCCTGACCGACCTGACAAAGCCAATTCACGCGGCCAACGTGGACACCACGCAAGGGCACTCCCGTCTGGAAGTAACTACCATAGCAATATCTGAAGTGCTTTTCCGTCTTCTGCTTGTCGGGCGGGTGGATGGGCGGGAAAGCGCTTATCTCCACGGTTTGGGGATCCGGCCAGACAGTCCTTGGAATGGGTTCACTACCGTCGCAGAACCCAGCGACACCACCGGATGGACGGTAAAGAAAGGGCTTGTCGACACATGGGCCCGAGAAGGCGTGCTGTGCGCGCCTCCATGGCGTCTCCTTTCAGCCAATGACAACGGCATGTTTTGCCGCATGCACCGAACATTGTCTGTCATTCTCACTACTTGTGAGGACCACCCAGAGAGAGGCAGTGACTTGGCAGCAGCATTTGCTGAAATCTACTGGACGCACGTTAGAACTGAACTCACCCAAATAATGTTGTCCAGGAATATGCGAGCCCTACTACCCATAGACGGAATAGATGCCCTGTTCGATGGTACGCTTGAGGGGAGAGGGGTAAGGGTTACTGGGAAAATAGACGTTGCAAAGGTGACTGACATGCTCTGTGATGTTGCCCCGGCCAACCTACCGACGTTTTGTAGCTTCGAGGCAGTGGTGGATGCAATCTCCAGACAGGGAATCTCGGCAGAGAGTCTGAGACACCAGATGTTAGAACTTCTCCGACAAGACAGGGAACTGACAACATTTCCGTATGTCGACGTAAAGAAAGGCGGACTGAAGGCCGTCAGGGCGGGATTTCTGCTCAGGGTACAGGGAGGAGAACACGTCTACCGCGATATCTGCATCCGGGCAAATGCAATAGTGTCTGGGGACTTTGGAGCTCGGCTGAAACGAGAATCTCTTGACCCATCCAAGTCGTGGGTCACCCAAGTTCTGCAGAGAATTGAAACGGTTTCCAACGAAAACACGACGCTGACGACCAACTGCATTGCCTTTGTATATGCCGTGCTTCTCCACAAGAGGGGATTCAAGCTCAATGTTGCTGCTATCAAGAAATTCAGGTGCAACAGACACATTCCGGTTATGAAGTTACAAGAGGCCAACGTCCTGGGAAGGGGTATGTCAGGGCGTCTTAACGAGGCACACCAGGACATTGTCAGGTTGACAAACATTCCGGACAGGCGTCGCATGGTCAACGGCAGTCTGTCTACTTCGCCTAGTGATGATGAATCCGATAGGAGATGCAGAGCAAAACCTCCTAAACGGAGATTCCCGCTATCGGACGAAAGTGAGGACACAGCTAGAGCTGGACTGTAG